Within the Piliocolobus tephrosceles isolate RC106 unplaced genomic scaffold, ASM277652v3 unscaffolded_5464, whole genome shotgun sequence genome, the region TGTTTCTGTGTAGAAAGGTAGTAGATCGACGCTGAACAGTTTCAACACAGGGGAAAGGGTAGGAATTAAGGAACCTCTATGATTGTGATTTCTGAAAGCAGCCACAGTGAGCGTTCTGCCATGAGTCCCTTTGCCTGGGGCATGCGATGTAGAGACACAAACGGACACACACgggcgcgcgcgcgcacacacacatgctctgACTTGACAAGCTGAAGGCTGTGATTGTGTGAACAGCCTCGTGTCCCCCCTCCTTTTCATTGAACAGGGAGGTTCATGCTGATTCCACAGGGCTGACACCTGCGTCCTGTGTTCACACCTGCATGGACTTCTGCCACCCTGACTCCCTTCTTGTCTGCATCCAGGTGGAAGCGTCTGGAAGGTTCATTACACCACCCCGCAGTTCCACCCTGAGGGAGCGGGGGCCTGCTACGGCCGAGGCGTCTGTCCATGCTCCGGGGAGGGCGTGACCCATCACAGACCCCCTTTGCTCTTTGACCTCTCCAGGGACCCCTCCGAGGCGCGGCCCCTGACCCCCGACTCCGAGCCCCTGTACCACGCCGTGATAGCAAGGGTGGGTGCGGCGGTGTCGGAGCATCGGCACACCCTGAGTCCTGTGCCCCAGCAGTTTTCCACGAGCAACATCCTGTGGAAGCCGTGGCTGCAGCCGTGCTGCGGACATTTCCCGTTCTGCTCATGCCACGAGGATGGGGATGGCACCCCCCGAATGCCGGGACTGTGAGAGAGGATCCAGGAGAGCCTGACTGCGTTGCAAACACATTTCTCCAAGCTTGGTTCAATCTTCAGCTTCCCTTTTTGCAAGGAACGTGCCCTGGACTGAGAGTGGgtccccattttctttctttctttctttctttttgagacagagtgtcactctgtcccccaggctggagtgcgatggcacgatctctgctcactacaacctctgcctgtcggattcaagcgattttcctgcctcagcctcctgagtacccgggattacaggcaccaggcacctgccaccatgcctggctaatttttgtagtttcagtagagacagggtttcaccatgttgcccaggctggtctcgcactcctgacctcaagtcatccacctgcctcagcctcccaaagtgctggggttataggcgtgagccactgtgtccatcTAGGGTTTccattttctgatttctgaaatAAGACTATCCCAGCAGGCACCCACTgatgcctcctcttcctccactaAGTCTCAGGGTTTGTCACTGTGCCAGTGCCCAGTGTTTTCACCCCTGTCTTAAAGCATTATTGCCATTTCATCAGCTAGATGACATAGCAGCCTTACAAACGGACAGGGGAGAGTGTCTGTTCCTACTCTCACATAGTGGAGGAAAGTTAAAGCCTCTCAGTCTGTTTTTGAGGACTCATTGATCTCAAAGGGTTGATGCATTTTTCATACATTAGGGTCTCTGTCCATGTGTCTTCCTGATATTGTTATAGAAATGGCTTCAGGCTGCTGGTAACGGATGCTGGGAAAAAGGAATGCATTAaacaaagccaggcatggtgactaacacctgtaatcccagcactttgggaggccacggtaggaggatcacttgagcctaggagtgaAACACCtacccagcctgagcaacacagtgagacctcatctctacaaaaaacaattaaataactAGCTAGATGTCATGGCCCAtagctgtagtctcagctacttaggagagtgaggtgggaggattatttgagcctgggatgttgaaactgcagtgagctatgatt harbors:
- the LOC113220596 gene encoding arylsulfatase D-like, whose amino-acid sequence is MDGHSLVPLLQGAEARSAHEFLFHYCGQHLHAARWHQRDSGSVWKVHYTTPQFHPEGAGACYGRGVCPCSGEGVTHHRPPLLFDLSRDPSEARPLTPDSEPLYHAVIARVGAAVSEHRHTLSPVPQQFSTSNILWKPWLQPCCGHFPFCSCHEDGDGTPRMPGL